The proteins below come from a single Ochotona princeps isolate mOchPri1 chromosome 6, mOchPri1.hap1, whole genome shotgun sequence genomic window:
- the MAPKBP1 gene encoding mitogen-activated protein kinase-binding protein 1 isoform X5 has protein sequence MAVEGSTITSRIKNLLRSPSIKLRRSKAGNRREDLGSKVTLEKVLGITVSGGQGLACDPRSGLVAYPAGCVVVLFNPRKHKQHHILNSSRKTITALAFSPDGKYLVTGESGHMPAVRVWDVAEHSQVAELQEHKYGVACVAFSPSAKYIVSVGYQHDMIVNVWAWKKNIVVASNKVSSRVTAVSFSEDCSYFVTAGNRHIKFWYLDDSKTSKVNATVPLLGRSGLLGELRNNLFTDVACGRGKKADSTFCITSSGLLCEFSDRRLLDKWVELRTTVAHCISVSQDYIFCGCADGTVRLFNPSNLHFLSTLPRPHALGTDIASVTEASRLFSGVANARYPDTIALTFDPTNQWLSCVYNDHSIYVWDVKDPKKVGKVYSALYHSSCVWSVEVYPEVKDNNQACLPPSSFITCSSDNTIRLWNMESSGVHGSTLHRNILSNDLIKIIYVDGNTQALLDTELPGGDKADGSLMDPRVGIRSVCISPNGQHLASGDRMGTLRVHELQSLSEMLKVEAHDSEILCLEYSKPDTGLKLLASASRDRLIHVLDAGREYSLQQTLDEHSSSITAVKFAASDGQVRMISCGADKSIYFRTAQKSGDGVQFTRTHHVVRKTTLYDMDVEPSWKYTAIGCQDRNIRIFNISSGKQKKLFKGSQGEDGTLIKVQTDPSGIYIATSCSDKNLSIFDFSSGECVATMFGHSEIVTGMKFSNDCKHLISVSGDSCIFVWRLSSEMTISMRQRLAELRQRQRGGKQQGPSSPQRTSGSKRCQAPPMLSTGPALSSDSDKEGEDEAASPSAALPRSLSHWEMSREPVEFLDPAPSANPGPRRRGRWAQPGVELSVHSMLDLRQLETLAPSPRTPSQDSLATSPSGPGKNDRKDCETSHGSQSEKTARSQASQPCSCPHIIRLLSQEEGVFAQDLEPAPIEDGVVYPEPSDGPTMDTSEFQVQAPARGTLGRVYLGSRGSEKHSPDSACSMDYSGSRLSSPEHPNEDSESTEPLSVDGISSDLEEPAEGDEEEEEEEGSTGLYGLQEGSPHTPDQEQFLKQHFETLANGAAPGAPVRVPDRTESRSISSRFLSQVQSPPLRELSPSSNPALTSRPVQVPQASSKQLRGSGANPPGAPPDMEPSSGNPRPEQAVPVLLPRRRHNFDSSRAPKRVAAAGSLPGLQKAQSVHSLVPQDEAPSSSGPLLSREIETQNGLGTLPQADGHPSRPCSYQNPTTSSTAKIARSVSVGENLGLVAEPQAPAPSRAAPLSKLALPSRAHLVLDIPKPLPDRPTLPAFSPVTKGRVRGETEPPGASAVVGKAHSASERRACLREGATPKPKTEYQAHSGSNSPRAQQLPASILLRGPENSQSPTPEETPSPMEYTRPGAALSQDSDPVLSLQQCEQLVAELRGSVRQAVRLYRLVAGCRTPSAEQSRIAQLLRDTFSSVRQELEALAGATLPSPSGSPGAVGAEQTQALLEQYSELLLRAVERRMERKL, from the exons ATGTGTGGTCGTGTTATTCAATCCCCGGAAACACAAGCAGCATCACATCCTTAACAGTTCCAG GAAAACCATCACAGCCCTTGCCTTCTCCCCTGATGGCAAGTACTTGGTCACTGGCGAG AGTGGGCACATGCCCGCCGTGCGGGTGTGGGACGTGGCCGAGCACAGCCAGGTGGCAGAGCTGCAGGAGCACAAATATGGGGTGGCTTGTGTGGCCTTCTCCCCGAGCGCCAAGTACATTGTCTCTGTGGGCTACCAGCATGACATGATCGTCAACGTCTGGGCCTGGAAG aAAAACATTGTGGTGGCATCTAACAAGGTATCCAGTCGGGTGACAGCAGTGTCCTTCTCTGAAGACTGCAGCTACTTTGTCACTGCAGGCAACCGGCACATCAAATTCTGGTACCTGGATGACAGCAAGACCTCGAAG GTTAATGCCACCGTGCCCCTGCTGGGCCGCTCGGGGCTGCTGGGGGAGCTCCGGAACAACCTGTTCACTGACGTGGCCTGCGGCCgagggaagaaggcagacagcacCTTCTGCATTACATCCTCAGGGCTGCTGTGCGAATTCAGTGACCGCAGGCTTTTGGACaaatgggtggagctgaga ACCACGGTGGCCCACTGCATCTCTGTGAGCCAAGACTACATCTTCTGTGGCTGCGCCGATGGTACCGTACGGCTCTTCAACCCTTCCAACCTACACTTCCTCAGTACCCTGCCCCGACCACATGCCCTGGGCACAGACATTGCCAGCGTCACTGAGGCCAG TCGCCTCTTCTCTGGTGTGGCCAATGCCAGGTATCCAGACACCATCGCCTTGACCTTTGATCCGACCAATCAATGGCTGTCCTGTGTGTACAACGACCACAGCATTTACGTTTGGGATGTGAAGGACCCCAAGAAAGTGGGCAAGGTGTACTCAGCCTTGTACCATTCCTCTTGCGTCTGGAGTGTGGAG GTCTACCCTGAGGTGAAGGACAATAACCAGGCCTGCCTGCCCCCTAGTTCTTTTATTACCTGTTCCTCTGACAACACTATCCGCTTGTGGAACATGGAGAGCTCCGGTGTGCATGGCTCCACCCTGCACCGAAACATCCTCAGCAAT GACCTCATTAAGATTATCTATGTAGACGGGAACACGCAGGCCCTGCTGGACACTGAGCTGCCTGGAGGAGACAAAGCCGATGGGTCCCTGATGGATCCCCGGGTGGGCATCCGCTCTGTGTGCATCAGCCCCAATGGACAGCATCTGGCTTCAGGGGACCGGATGGGCACACTCAG GGTGCATGAGCTTCAGTCCCTGAGTGAGATGCTGAAGGTGGAGGCCCATGACTCAGAGATTCTGTGCCTCGAGTATTCTAAGCCCGACACAG GTCTGAAGCTGCTGGCGTCGGCAAGCCGGGACCGGCTGATCCACGTGCTGGACGCTGGGCGGGAGTACAGCCTACAGCAGACGCTGGACGAGCATTCCTCCTCCATCACCGCTGTCAAGTTTGCAG CCAGCGATGGGCAAGTCCGCATGATCAGCTGTGGAGCAGACAAGAGCATCTACTTCCGCACTGCACAGAAG TCTGGAGATGGTGTGCAGTTTACACGGACACACCACGTGGTGCGGAAGACGACCCTCTATGACATGGATGTGGAGCCCAGCTGGAAGTACACAGCCATCGGCTGCCAAGATCGAAACATTCG GATCTTTAACATCAGCAGTGGGAAGCAGAAGAAATTGTTTAAAGGGTCCCAGGGTGAGGATGGCACCCTCATTAAG GTGCAGACAGACCCCTCGGGGATCTACATTGCCACCAGCTGTTCTGAcaagaacctttccatttttgACTTCTCTTCAGGCGAGTGTGTGGCCACTATGTTTGGCCACTCAG AGATTGTCACTGGCATGAAGTTTAGTAATGACTGCAAACACCTCATCTCCGTGTCAGGGGATAG CTGCATATTTGTCTGGCGCCTGAGCTCCGAAATGACCATCAGCATGAGGCAGCGTCTGGCCGAGCTACGCCAGCGCCAGCGAGGGGGCAAGCAGCAGGGCCCCTCTTCTCCCCAGAGGACTTCTGGATCTAAGCG GTGTCAGGCCCCACCAATGCTCTCAACCGGACCAGCTCTCTCATCAGACAGCGACAAGGAGGGAGAGGATGAGG CTGCAAGCCCCAGCGCAGCCCTGCCCCGGAGCCTGTCCCATTGGGAGATGAGTCGG GAGCCAGTGGAATTCCTGGATCCAGCTCCTTCAGCcaacccaggacccaggagaaGGGGGCGCTGGGCTCAGCCAGGTGTGGAGCTGAGTGTCCACTCCATGTTGGACTTGCGACAGCTGGAGACACTGGCCCCAAGCCCTCGGACCCCCAGCCAGGACTCGCTGGCCACAAGCCCATCTGGTCCTGGGAAGAATGATCGGAAGGACTGTGAGACCTCACATGGCAGCCAG AGTGAAAAGACCGCTCGGTCACAGGCTTCCcaaccctgttcctgcccccacATTATCCGATTATTGTCACAAGAGGAAGGGGTCTTTGCCCAAGATCTGGAGCCTGCACCCATTGAAGATGGTGTTGTCTACCCAGAGCCGAGTGATGGCCCCACCATGGATACCAG TGAGTTCCAGGTGCAGGCTCCAGCCCGAGGAACCCTGGGAAGAGTGTACTTGGGCAGCAGGGGCTCAGAGAAGCACAGCCCCGACAGCGCCTGTTCAATGGATTACAGTGGCAGCCGCCTCTCCAGCCCCGAGCATCCCAATGAAG ACTCCGAGAGCACGGAGCCCCTGAGTGTGGATGGCATCTCCTCAGACCTTGAAGAGCCAGCTGAGGgtgatgaagaggaggaggaagaggagggcagcACGGGCCTATACGGGTTGCAGGAAGGCAGCCCCCATACGCCGGACCAGGAGCAGTTTCTGAAACAGCACTTTGAGACTCTGGCCAATGGGGCTGCTCCAG GGGCCCCAGTTCGGGTGCCGGACAGGACAGAGTCTCGGAGCATCTCTTCCCGATTCCtgtcacaggtgcagagtcctccACTCAG GGAACTATCCCCCTCCTCAAACCCAGCGCTGACGTCAAGACCAGTCCAGGTGCCACAGGCATCAAGCAAGCAGCTGAGAGGCAGTGGGGCCAATCCCCCTGGAGCACCTCCGGACATGGAGCCCTCCTCTGGCAACCCTCGCCCTGAGCAGGCCGTGCCTGTGCTGCTGCCACGACGCCGTCACAACTTTGACAGCAGCCGGGCCCCCAAGAGAGTAGCTGCAGCCGGCTCCTTACCTGGCCTCCAGAAAGCCCAGTCTGTGCACAGTCTGGTACCACAGG ATGAGGCCCCTTCTTCATCAGGTCCATTGCTGTCACGGGAGATCGAGACCCAAAATGGACTGGGCACCCTGCCCCAGGCTGATGGCCATCCATCTCGGCCCTGCTCCTACCAGAACCCTACCACCAGTTCCACAGCCAAGATAGCTCGAAGTGTCTCTGTCGGGGAGAACTTGGGCCTGGTGGCCGAACCTCAAGCCCCTGCCCCAAGCCGAGCTGCGCCACTCAGCaagctggccctgcccagccggGCTCACCTGGTCCTGGACATCCCCAAACCGCTGCCGGACCGCCCTACCCTGCCTGCATTTTCTCCTGTAACCAAGGGCCGGGTCCGTGGTGAGACAGAGCCACCTGGTGCTTCAGCCGTTGTAGGGAAGGCTCACAGCGCATCTGAGAGGCGGGCCTGTTTGAGGGAGGGTGCTACTCCCAAGCCCAAGACAGAGTACCAGGCTCATTCTGGGTCCAACAGCCCCCGCGCCCAGCAACTGCCAGCCAGCATCCTCCTTCGAGGCCCCGAGAACTCGCAGTCCCCAACCCCCGAAGAGACTCCCAGTCCCATGGAATACACCAGGCCAGGGGCAGCCCTAAGCCAGGACTCAG ACCCCGTGCTGAGCCTGCAGCAGTGTGAGCAGCTTGTGGCAGAGCTCCGTGGCAGCGTGCGCCAGGCTGTGCGGCTCTACCGCTTG GTGGCTGGTTGTAGGACGCCCTCGGCAGAGCAGAGCCGCATCGCCCAGCTCCTCCGAGACACCTTCTCCTCCGTGCGGCAGGAACTAGAGGCCCTGGCTGGTGCCACACTGCCCAGCCCCAGTGGGAGCCCCGGGGCCGTGGGGGCTGAACAAACGCAGGCCCTGCTGGAGCAGTACTCAGAGCTATTGCTCCGAGCTGTGGAGCGGCGCATGGAACGCAAGCTCTGA
- the MAPKBP1 gene encoding mitogen-activated protein kinase-binding protein 1 isoform X2 encodes MAVEGSTITSRIKNLLRSPSIKLRRSKAGNRREDLGSKVTLEKVLGITVSGGQGLACDPRSGLVAYPAGCVVVLFNPRKHKQHHILNSSRKTITALAFSPDGKYLVTGESGHMPAVRVWDVAEHSQVAELQEHKYGVACVAFSPSAKYIVSVGYQHDMIVNVWAWKKNIVVASNKVSSRVTAVSFSEDCSYFVTAGNRHIKFWYLDDSKTSKVNATVPLLGRSGLLGELRNNLFTDVACGRGKKADSTFCITSSGLLCEFSDRRLLDKWVELRTTVAHCISVSQDYIFCGCADGTVRLFNPSNLHFLSTLPRPHALGTDIASVTEASRLFSGVANARYPDTIALTFDPTNQWLSCVYNDHSIYVWDVKDPKKVGKVYSALYHSSCVWSVEVYPEVKDNNQACLPPSSFITCSSDNTIRLWNMESSGVHGSTLHRNILSNDLIKIIYVDGNTQALLDTELPGGDKADGSLMDPRVGIRSVCISPNGQHLASGDRMGTLRVHELQSLSEMLKVEAHDSEILCLEYSKPDTGLKLLASASRDRLIHVLDAGREYSLQQTLDEHSSSITAVKFAASDGQVRMISCGADKSIYFRTAQKSGDGVQFTRTHHVVRKTTLYDMDVEPSWKYTAIGCQDRNIRIFNISSGKQKKLFKGSQGEDGTLIKVQTDPSGIYIATSCSDKNLSIFDFSSGECVATMFGHSEIVTGMKFSNDCKHLISVSGDSCIFVWRLSSEMTISMRQRLAELRQRQRGGKQQGPSSPQRTSGSKRCQAPPMLSTGPALSSDSDKEGEDEGNEEEELPALPTLSKMTKKDPAASPSAALPRSLSHWEMSREPVEFLDPAPSANPGPRRRGRWAQPGVELSVHSMLDLRQLETLAPSPRTPSQDSLATSPSGPGKNDRKDCETSHGSQSEKTARSQASQPCSCPHIIRLLSQEEGVFAQDLEPAPIEDGVVYPEPSDGPTMDTSEFQVQAPARGTLGRVYLGSRGSEKHSPDSACSMDYSGSRLSSPEHPNEDSESTEPLSVDGISSDLEEPAEGDEEEEEEEGSTGLYGLQEGSPHTPDQEQFLKQHFETLANGAAPGAPVRVPDRTESRSISSRFLSQVQSPPLRELSPSSNPALTSRPVQVPQASSKQLRGSGANPPGAPPDMEPSSGNPRPEQAVPVLLPRRRHNFDSSRAPKRVAAAGSLPGLQKAQSVHSLVPQDEAPSSSGPLLSREIETQNGLGTLPQADGHPSRPCSYQNPTTSSTAKIARSVSVGENLGLVAEPQAPAPSRAAPLSKLALPSRAHLVLDIPKPLPDRPTLPAFSPVTKGRVRGETEPPGASAVVGKAHSASERRACLREGATPKPKTEYQAHSGSNSPRAQQLPASILLRGPENSQSPTPEETPSPMEYTRPGAALSQDSDPVLSLQQCEQLVAELRGSVRQAVRLYRLVAGCRTPSAEQSRIAQLLRDTFSSVRQELEALAGATLPSPSGSPGAVGAEQTQALLEQYSELLLRAVERRMERKL; translated from the exons ATGTGTGGTCGTGTTATTCAATCCCCGGAAACACAAGCAGCATCACATCCTTAACAGTTCCAG GAAAACCATCACAGCCCTTGCCTTCTCCCCTGATGGCAAGTACTTGGTCACTGGCGAG AGTGGGCACATGCCCGCCGTGCGGGTGTGGGACGTGGCCGAGCACAGCCAGGTGGCAGAGCTGCAGGAGCACAAATATGGGGTGGCTTGTGTGGCCTTCTCCCCGAGCGCCAAGTACATTGTCTCTGTGGGCTACCAGCATGACATGATCGTCAACGTCTGGGCCTGGAAG aAAAACATTGTGGTGGCATCTAACAAGGTATCCAGTCGGGTGACAGCAGTGTCCTTCTCTGAAGACTGCAGCTACTTTGTCACTGCAGGCAACCGGCACATCAAATTCTGGTACCTGGATGACAGCAAGACCTCGAAG GTTAATGCCACCGTGCCCCTGCTGGGCCGCTCGGGGCTGCTGGGGGAGCTCCGGAACAACCTGTTCACTGACGTGGCCTGCGGCCgagggaagaaggcagacagcacCTTCTGCATTACATCCTCAGGGCTGCTGTGCGAATTCAGTGACCGCAGGCTTTTGGACaaatgggtggagctgaga ACCACGGTGGCCCACTGCATCTCTGTGAGCCAAGACTACATCTTCTGTGGCTGCGCCGATGGTACCGTACGGCTCTTCAACCCTTCCAACCTACACTTCCTCAGTACCCTGCCCCGACCACATGCCCTGGGCACAGACATTGCCAGCGTCACTGAGGCCAG TCGCCTCTTCTCTGGTGTGGCCAATGCCAGGTATCCAGACACCATCGCCTTGACCTTTGATCCGACCAATCAATGGCTGTCCTGTGTGTACAACGACCACAGCATTTACGTTTGGGATGTGAAGGACCCCAAGAAAGTGGGCAAGGTGTACTCAGCCTTGTACCATTCCTCTTGCGTCTGGAGTGTGGAG GTCTACCCTGAGGTGAAGGACAATAACCAGGCCTGCCTGCCCCCTAGTTCTTTTATTACCTGTTCCTCTGACAACACTATCCGCTTGTGGAACATGGAGAGCTCCGGTGTGCATGGCTCCACCCTGCACCGAAACATCCTCAGCAAT GACCTCATTAAGATTATCTATGTAGACGGGAACACGCAGGCCCTGCTGGACACTGAGCTGCCTGGAGGAGACAAAGCCGATGGGTCCCTGATGGATCCCCGGGTGGGCATCCGCTCTGTGTGCATCAGCCCCAATGGACAGCATCTGGCTTCAGGGGACCGGATGGGCACACTCAG GGTGCATGAGCTTCAGTCCCTGAGTGAGATGCTGAAGGTGGAGGCCCATGACTCAGAGATTCTGTGCCTCGAGTATTCTAAGCCCGACACAG GTCTGAAGCTGCTGGCGTCGGCAAGCCGGGACCGGCTGATCCACGTGCTGGACGCTGGGCGGGAGTACAGCCTACAGCAGACGCTGGACGAGCATTCCTCCTCCATCACCGCTGTCAAGTTTGCAG CCAGCGATGGGCAAGTCCGCATGATCAGCTGTGGAGCAGACAAGAGCATCTACTTCCGCACTGCACAGAAG TCTGGAGATGGTGTGCAGTTTACACGGACACACCACGTGGTGCGGAAGACGACCCTCTATGACATGGATGTGGAGCCCAGCTGGAAGTACACAGCCATCGGCTGCCAAGATCGAAACATTCG GATCTTTAACATCAGCAGTGGGAAGCAGAAGAAATTGTTTAAAGGGTCCCAGGGTGAGGATGGCACCCTCATTAAG GTGCAGACAGACCCCTCGGGGATCTACATTGCCACCAGCTGTTCTGAcaagaacctttccatttttgACTTCTCTTCAGGCGAGTGTGTGGCCACTATGTTTGGCCACTCAG AGATTGTCACTGGCATGAAGTTTAGTAATGACTGCAAACACCTCATCTCCGTGTCAGGGGATAG CTGCATATTTGTCTGGCGCCTGAGCTCCGAAATGACCATCAGCATGAGGCAGCGTCTGGCCGAGCTACGCCAGCGCCAGCGAGGGGGCAAGCAGCAGGGCCCCTCTTCTCCCCAGAGGACTTCTGGATCTAAGCG GTGTCAGGCCCCACCAATGCTCTCAACCGGACCAGCTCTCTCATCAGACAGCGACAAGGAGGGAGAGGATGAGGGTAATGAGGAAGAAGaactcccagctctgcccacactTTCTAAGATGACCAAGAAGGATCCAG CTGCAAGCCCCAGCGCAGCCCTGCCCCGGAGCCTGTCCCATTGGGAGATGAGTCGG GAGCCAGTGGAATTCCTGGATCCAGCTCCTTCAGCcaacccaggacccaggagaaGGGGGCGCTGGGCTCAGCCAGGTGTGGAGCTGAGTGTCCACTCCATGTTGGACTTGCGACAGCTGGAGACACTGGCCCCAAGCCCTCGGACCCCCAGCCAGGACTCGCTGGCCACAAGCCCATCTGGTCCTGGGAAGAATGATCGGAAGGACTGTGAGACCTCACATGGCAGCCAG AGTGAAAAGACCGCTCGGTCACAGGCTTCCcaaccctgttcctgcccccacATTATCCGATTATTGTCACAAGAGGAAGGGGTCTTTGCCCAAGATCTGGAGCCTGCACCCATTGAAGATGGTGTTGTCTACCCAGAGCCGAGTGATGGCCCCACCATGGATACCAG TGAGTTCCAGGTGCAGGCTCCAGCCCGAGGAACCCTGGGAAGAGTGTACTTGGGCAGCAGGGGCTCAGAGAAGCACAGCCCCGACAGCGCCTGTTCAATGGATTACAGTGGCAGCCGCCTCTCCAGCCCCGAGCATCCCAATGAAG ACTCCGAGAGCACGGAGCCCCTGAGTGTGGATGGCATCTCCTCAGACCTTGAAGAGCCAGCTGAGGgtgatgaagaggaggaggaagaggagggcagcACGGGCCTATACGGGTTGCAGGAAGGCAGCCCCCATACGCCGGACCAGGAGCAGTTTCTGAAACAGCACTTTGAGACTCTGGCCAATGGGGCTGCTCCAG GGGCCCCAGTTCGGGTGCCGGACAGGACAGAGTCTCGGAGCATCTCTTCCCGATTCCtgtcacaggtgcagagtcctccACTCAG GGAACTATCCCCCTCCTCAAACCCAGCGCTGACGTCAAGACCAGTCCAGGTGCCACAGGCATCAAGCAAGCAGCTGAGAGGCAGTGGGGCCAATCCCCCTGGAGCACCTCCGGACATGGAGCCCTCCTCTGGCAACCCTCGCCCTGAGCAGGCCGTGCCTGTGCTGCTGCCACGACGCCGTCACAACTTTGACAGCAGCCGGGCCCCCAAGAGAGTAGCTGCAGCCGGCTCCTTACCTGGCCTCCAGAAAGCCCAGTCTGTGCACAGTCTGGTACCACAGG ATGAGGCCCCTTCTTCATCAGGTCCATTGCTGTCACGGGAGATCGAGACCCAAAATGGACTGGGCACCCTGCCCCAGGCTGATGGCCATCCATCTCGGCCCTGCTCCTACCAGAACCCTACCACCAGTTCCACAGCCAAGATAGCTCGAAGTGTCTCTGTCGGGGAGAACTTGGGCCTGGTGGCCGAACCTCAAGCCCCTGCCCCAAGCCGAGCTGCGCCACTCAGCaagctggccctgcccagccggGCTCACCTGGTCCTGGACATCCCCAAACCGCTGCCGGACCGCCCTACCCTGCCTGCATTTTCTCCTGTAACCAAGGGCCGGGTCCGTGGTGAGACAGAGCCACCTGGTGCTTCAGCCGTTGTAGGGAAGGCTCACAGCGCATCTGAGAGGCGGGCCTGTTTGAGGGAGGGTGCTACTCCCAAGCCCAAGACAGAGTACCAGGCTCATTCTGGGTCCAACAGCCCCCGCGCCCAGCAACTGCCAGCCAGCATCCTCCTTCGAGGCCCCGAGAACTCGCAGTCCCCAACCCCCGAAGAGACTCCCAGTCCCATGGAATACACCAGGCCAGGGGCAGCCCTAAGCCAGGACTCAG ACCCCGTGCTGAGCCTGCAGCAGTGTGAGCAGCTTGTGGCAGAGCTCCGTGGCAGCGTGCGCCAGGCTGTGCGGCTCTACCGCTTG GTGGCTGGTTGTAGGACGCCCTCGGCAGAGCAGAGCCGCATCGCCCAGCTCCTCCGAGACACCTTCTCCTCCGTGCGGCAGGAACTAGAGGCCCTGGCTGGTGCCACACTGCCCAGCCCCAGTGGGAGCCCCGGGGCCGTGGGGGCTGAACAAACGCAGGCCCTGCTGGAGCAGTACTCAGAGCTATTGCTCCGAGCTGTGGAGCGGCGCATGGAACGCAAGCTCTGA